In Gracilimonas sp., a single window of DNA contains:
- a CDS encoding protein disulfide isomerase family protein, whose translation MMKNRYKTTSAVLLTAVLFIGSFFLIASNEAETEEDPAVITMYMYADWCGACQAIKPKMAEAVREFEGEPVLFTKMDMTDDFTAHQSKLLASRLGLSEIFEKNEGMTGFVLLIDAESHEILDKITRDDDTEEMARKITAALN comes from the coding sequence ATGATGAAAAATAGATATAAAACGACATCCGCAGTTCTCTTAACCGCCGTACTTTTTATTGGATCATTCTTTTTGATCGCTTCGAATGAGGCTGAGACGGAAGAAGATCCCGCTGTAATAACGATGTACATGTATGCAGATTGGTGCGGAGCTTGCCAGGCTATTAAACCTAAAATGGCAGAAGCGGTGAGAGAGTTTGAAGGAGAACCGGTTTTGTTTACCAAAATGGATATGACCGATGATTTTACAGCCCATCAATCAAAGTTGTTGGCATCCAGGTTGGGACTTTCAGAAATATTCGAGAAAAATGAGGGAATGACGGGTTTTGTCTTATTGATAGATGCCGAGAGCCATGAAATACTGGATAAAATAACCCGGGATGATGATACCGAAGAGATGGCAAGAAAAATTACCGCTGCTCTGAATTAA
- a CDS encoding DUF5777 family beta-barrel protein has translation MKQLHILSSTILNSLITVLLISVTAHAQLPRELVQSDGPVESAFWATTNIGISTVQNVDKHNLESSVVHTFGLVRGGIDTFYGLDDGANTKIGLDYGISERLSVGISRMTFNKVVDLRGKYNILRQTQSGSMPVDLAIKSSLGISTLSGLNLKFNERLSYFTSVMLARKFDRLSLQLTPMIAHFNNPAAGNPNQLFGLGTLINYKLNKRFALSAEYLPVIGERNAFSRDAMAVALNINTGGHVFQLFLTSSQWHNEQYIMANNRDEFWKGDFRFGFNIHRVFGLGGN, from the coding sequence ATGAAGCAATTGCATATTCTATCTTCTACGATCTTAAACAGCCTGATTACGGTACTTTTGATCTCAGTTACTGCCCACGCTCAGTTACCCAGAGAACTAGTTCAGTCAGATGGGCCGGTCGAAAGCGCCTTCTGGGCAACCACCAATATCGGAATCAGCACGGTTCAGAATGTGGATAAACATAACCTGGAAAGTTCAGTCGTACATACTTTTGGGCTGGTCAGAGGGGGAATTGACACTTTCTACGGATTGGACGACGGAGCTAATACCAAAATTGGACTGGATTACGGAATCAGTGAAAGGCTTTCCGTCGGAATAAGCAGAATGACCTTCAACAAGGTCGTAGATCTGAGGGGGAAGTATAATATACTCAGGCAAACACAATCCGGAAGCATGCCGGTGGACCTTGCAATCAAATCTTCCCTGGGAATCAGTACGCTCTCCGGCCTTAACCTGAAGTTTAACGAACGCCTCAGCTATTTTACTTCTGTTATGTTAGCCAGAAAATTCGACCGGCTGAGCCTACAATTAACGCCAATGATAGCTCACTTTAACAATCCGGCCGCAGGTAATCCCAACCAATTGTTTGGACTGGGAACCTTGATAAATTATAAACTAAACAAACGTTTTGCCCTGAGTGCCGAATACCTGCCCGTGATCGGAGAAAGAAATGCTTTTAGCCGGGATGCCATGGCCGTGGCTTTGAATATCAATACAGGCGGACACGTATTTCAACTATTTCTAACCAGTTCTCAATGGCATAATGAGCAATATATTATGGCAAATAACCGGGATGAATTCTGGAAAGGAGATTTCAGGTTTGGCTTTAATATCCACCGGGTATTTGGACTGGGAGGAAATTAA
- a CDS encoding metalloregulator ArsR/SmtB family transcription factor, whose amino-acid sequence MPQDVFQAIADPTRREIIDLLAGQSMPVNDVARQFEMSRPAVSKHIKILNECGLVVIRKEGRKRYCRADTRKLQEVIEWAYRYRKFWNEKLDALEAALAEDERIK is encoded by the coding sequence ATGCCTCAAGATGTATTCCAAGCCATAGCCGACCCTACCCGACGGGAGATCATTGATCTTTTGGCGGGACAATCCATGCCGGTTAATGACGTGGCCAGGCAGTTTGAAATGAGTCGCCCTGCGGTTTCCAAGCATATCAAGATCCTGAATGAATGCGGGTTGGTGGTCATCCGAAAAGAAGGCCGCAAACGCTATTGTCGTGCGGATACCCGGAAGCTTCAGGAAGTAATCGAATGGGCGTACCGCTACCGCAAGTTCTGGAATGAGAAGCTGGATGCGCTGGAAGCAGCTTTGGCAGAGGATGAGCGTATTAA
- a CDS encoding outer membrane beta-barrel protein has product MNSKDEHKDPLEQFFRKKAEEYDISYREEDWLDLEKKLDRRQAAKTRQRRTYFAAAAVLLIVSAMGYFIYDNSNKIDQLNRQLEDNMTTGVLPDSAREDTAKEPEALPPVNREMLANIPQETQKPTEITDDVTPKSGPEKQDQQAVINADPVSVSGGELAHAELRSVSYSELMDDDLSLSTGNNIPGDTGYLASVSYGGIVIPSGNLPQRDGLDRTAPSRFEFGLIVSPDISTVGGISNFHEPGYKLGVSAGYHINDRFTISSGVIHSNVKYSSGSQYYDPPAYWNPGGTPSGIRAQCFILDIPVTLKYDVKQFGNSRFFATGGLSSYVMLSEDYWFDYNNGGYSGGQTTTLNEKSGKAHLFSNAGFSVGYEYDLHKNWSLKAEPFIKVPLREVGWGNVKLYTLGTFVSVSYRL; this is encoded by the coding sequence ATGAATAGCAAAGACGAACATAAAGACCCGCTCGAGCAGTTTTTCAGGAAGAAAGCTGAAGAATACGATATTTCTTACCGGGAAGAAGACTGGCTTGACCTCGAGAAAAAGCTGGACCGCAGACAGGCCGCCAAAACCCGGCAACGGCGCACTTACTTTGCCGCCGCTGCCGTACTGCTGATCGTATCCGCAATGGGTTATTTCATCTATGATAACTCAAATAAGATAGATCAACTGAACCGGCAACTGGAGGATAACATGACTACGGGAGTCCTCCCCGATTCCGCCCGGGAGGATACCGCTAAAGAGCCGGAAGCTCTCCCGCCGGTGAACCGGGAAATGCTGGCCAATATTCCTCAGGAAACCCAAAAACCAACTGAAATTACCGATGATGTTACCCCCAAGTCAGGTCCCGAAAAACAGGATCAGCAAGCGGTTATAAATGCTGATCCTGTATCGGTCTCCGGTGGCGAACTAGCGCATGCAGAACTGCGATCGGTTTCCTATTCCGAACTTATGGATGACGACCTTTCTCTCTCAACCGGCAATAACATCCCCGGCGATACGGGGTATCTTGCTTCCGTGAGTTATGGGGGGATAGTGATTCCTTCCGGCAATCTCCCCCAACGCGACGGACTCGACAGAACAGCACCTTCCCGATTTGAATTCGGGCTCATTGTTTCGCCGGATATCAGTACCGTTGGGGGCATCTCGAATTTTCATGAACCGGGATATAAACTCGGGGTAAGCGCCGGCTACCACATCAACGACCGATTTACGATCTCGAGCGGGGTCATTCATTCCAATGTGAAATACAGTTCCGGAAGCCAATATTATGATCCTCCAGCGTACTGGAATCCCGGTGGAACCCCCAGCGGCATCCGGGCTCAGTGCTTTATCCTGGATATTCCGGTCACCCTGAAATATGATGTGAAGCAATTCGGCAATTCCCGCTTTTTTGCCACGGGTGGACTTTCCTCCTACGTGATGCTAAGCGAAGACTATTGGTTCGACTATAATAATGGCGGCTATTCCGGCGGACAAACCACCACGCTGAATGAAAAATCGGGCAAAGCACATCTGTTCAGCAACGCCGGCTTTTCCGTCGGCTACGAATACGACCTCCACAAAAACTGGAGCCTGAAAGCCGAGCCCTTCATCAAGGTCCCCCTCCGTGAAGTAGGCTGGGGAAATGTGAAGCTTTATACGCTTGGGACTTTTGTTTCGGTGAGTTATAGGCTTTAG
- a CDS encoding plastocyanin/azurin family copper-binding protein has translation MMNTKRIISCVFFLLAVTVSISLIGCSTGSGTEEEGTNGNGQEPSAGEVEMVNTSFSPNDLEVEKGTTVTWTNNSSLTHTVTSGSNGQHDGLFDSGNIAPDGQFSYKFDEVGTFDYYCIPHVDQGMTGTVTVTESSGSGY, from the coding sequence ATGATGAATACAAAACGAATCATTTCTTGCGTCTTCTTTTTATTGGCTGTCACGGTAAGTATTTCATTGATTGGATGCAGCACCGGCTCCGGTACCGAGGAAGAAGGAACTAATGGTAATGGCCAAGAGCCTTCTGCCGGTGAAGTTGAGATGGTTAACACCTCTTTCTCGCCAAATGATTTAGAAGTGGAAAAAGGCACAACCGTAACATGGACGAATAACAGTAGTCTGACTCATACCGTAACAAGTGGATCAAACGGTCAACATGATGGCCTGTTTGACAGTGGTAATATTGCACCCGATGGTCAATTTTCATATAAGTTCGATGAGGTTGGCACATTCGACTATTACTGTATCCCACATGTAGATCAAGGTATGACCGGTACTGTAACCGTTACAGAATCTTCCGGCAGTGGTTACTAG
- a CDS encoding RNA polymerase sigma factor: MLTDIIKGCCKHRRESQKELYEMFYAYGMSITLRYADSRNQAAAVLNDAFMKVFENIKTYDTNRDFKPWFRRIVINTAINQYHKDEKRLKMTEPLSDDENHFTEEHIISGISYDELIEMVQQLSPAYRTVFNLYVIEGFKHEEIAGMLDISVGTSKSNLSKAKRNLREILERNLI; encoded by the coding sequence TTGTTAACCGATATCATTAAAGGATGCTGCAAGCATCGCCGGGAAAGCCAAAAAGAGCTTTATGAGATGTTCTATGCCTATGGCATGAGCATAACGCTGCGATATGCCGATTCCCGAAATCAGGCTGCTGCTGTTTTAAACGACGCCTTTATGAAAGTTTTTGAGAACATAAAAACCTATGACACCAATCGGGACTTTAAACCCTGGTTTCGAAGAATTGTGATTAACACCGCCATCAACCAATACCATAAGGATGAGAAACGCCTGAAGATGACCGAGCCATTATCGGATGATGAAAACCATTTTACGGAGGAACACATCATCAGCGGTATTTCCTATGATGAACTTATTGAAATGGTTCAGCAGCTGAGTCCCGCTTACCGAACCGTTTTTAATCTGTACGTGATAGAGGGATTTAAGCATGAGGAAATAGCCGGGATGCTGGATATCTCGGTCGGAACGTCAAAGTCCAACCTCTCCAAGGCCAAAAGGAACTTGCGGGAGATTTTAGAGAGAAATTTAATTTGA
- a CDS encoding YceI family protein, whose translation MVTSLILLYSFCCFQLQPVINTNSVDTVYYSDSGYVEFTSSVPMHSFSGESDHLTGMIDFEENIIDFYIDLNTLKTGIGKRDRDMYQTLNTERHPFAEFTGSFESPRSIPDQRTEVTAIGEFTINGATNEVEVEGFIEPKEEGLILEAKWSLLISDYNIEPPGILFYRVDDTQDIKIKVVLKPTSGEALSAEN comes from the coding sequence GTGGTTACTAGCCTAATACTTCTTTATTCATTTTGCTGCTTTCAGCTTCAGCCTGTAATCAATACCAATAGTGTAGATACGGTATATTATTCTGATTCCGGGTATGTTGAATTTACTTCAAGTGTGCCTATGCACTCCTTTTCAGGAGAGTCAGACCACCTTACCGGGATGATCGATTTTGAAGAGAATATCATCGACTTCTACATTGACCTGAATACCCTTAAAACGGGAATCGGGAAACGAGACAGGGATATGTATCAGACGCTGAACACTGAAAGGCATCCTTTTGCTGAATTTACGGGTTCATTTGAGAGTCCACGCTCCATTCCCGATCAAAGAACAGAAGTTACCGCTATCGGTGAATTTACCATAAACGGGGCAACCAACGAAGTAGAAGTTGAGGGCTTCATAGAACCTAAAGAAGAAGGATTGATACTGGAGGCAAAATGGTCTCTCCTCATAAGCGACTATAACATCGAGCCTCCGGGCATTCTCTTCTACCGGGTTGACGATACCCAGGATATCAAGATCAAAGTTGTTTTAAAGCCAACCTCCGGGGAAGCACTATCTGCCGAAAACTAA